A single window of uncultured Pseudodesulfovibrio sp. DNA harbors:
- a CDS encoding right-handed parallel beta-helix repeat-containing protein, whose product MPQHHHIFKRLSLYFSSALLAVLIFSFPALAADTTVVGTGSSSQDVPNVQAAVDKGGSVLLKGKFNFGPEGRVKITKNIRISGETDSVGEPKTIITGGFWTLYAPLPYKDAPPSEKGPIVAVSSIRFDGSKGTPLHFPYVSGLDIRGCTVTDVIPQQVDIEWSEADTLAFQAGVIVGNRIVHTKGPLKKAVSGTIRIENNRFFMENKRPKSTAGFGVLTDWTTGAEITIKDNIILRTSRNGIEVLDNTRNAKGNGSITISGNRITTDEEGIPYPHKYGPNGIVAGWYFDTRGGADFSRNNRIAITGNRIEGRGEASTGILLYANDIVATCNDIIMGGGVSARGIVQTGSRGFFANNRVRGEARYALYCYPFESLKATANTFAWTELNDFTGIKGHVLLGGQVNVVVGSVPALLDKGKGNRVVETPPCALPEVDPEGESWEPVE is encoded by the coding sequence ATGCCGCAACATCACCACATATTCAAACGCTTGAGCCTCTATTTTTCCTCGGCACTTCTTGCCGTACTTATTTTTTCGTTCCCAGCTTTAGCTGCTGACACAACCGTTGTCGGCACAGGCTCATCCTCTCAAGATGTGCCGAATGTTCAGGCCGCAGTGGACAAAGGTGGATCAGTCCTCCTCAAAGGGAAATTCAATTTTGGGCCTGAAGGCCGAGTAAAAATCACAAAAAACATTCGTATTTCCGGTGAAACCGATTCTGTTGGAGAACCAAAAACCATTATTACCGGTGGTTTCTGGACACTATACGCCCCCCTGCCTTACAAAGATGCACCTCCGTCAGAAAAAGGCCCCATCGTTGCTGTCAGTTCCATCCGATTCGATGGTTCAAAAGGAACCCCGCTCCACTTCCCCTATGTAAGCGGTTTGGATATACGGGGATGCACCGTAACAGATGTCATTCCTCAACAAGTTGACATTGAATGGTCTGAGGCCGACACCCTTGCATTTCAAGCCGGAGTCATCGTGGGCAACCGTATTGTCCATACCAAAGGACCGTTGAAAAAAGCGGTGAGCGGAACAATCAGAATTGAAAACAACCGTTTCTTCATGGAAAACAAACGCCCTAAAAGTACTGCCGGATTCGGTGTTCTCACAGACTGGACCACGGGCGCAGAAATCACCATCAAGGATAACATCATCCTCCGTACATCGCGAAACGGCATAGAAGTGTTGGATAATACGCGTAATGCCAAGGGTAATGGCTCCATCACCATATCCGGCAACCGCATCACCACGGACGAAGAAGGGATTCCCTATCCTCACAAATACGGTCCCAACGGCATTGTGGCTGGATGGTACTTTGACACTCGCGGCGGCGCGGACTTTTCACGCAACAACCGCATTGCCATCACTGGCAATCGCATCGAAGGTCGAGGAGAGGCTTCTACCGGCATCCTGCTCTATGCCAATGATATAGTGGCCACCTGCAACGACATCATTATGGGCGGAGGCGTCAGTGCGCGTGGTATTGTCCAGACGGGATCACGCGGTTTTTTTGCCAATAACAGAGTGCGTGGCGAAGCTCGATACGCCCTCTACTGTTACCCCTTCGAGTCACTCAAAGCCACGGCCAATACCTTTGCATGGACAGAGCTGAACGATTTCACAGGCATCAAAGGCCACGTCTTGCTCGGGGGTCAAGTCAATGTTGTTGTCGGCTCAGTTCCGGCACTGCTCGACAAGGGCAAAGGAAATCGTGTGGTAGAAACTCCGCCTTGTGCTCTCCCAGAAGTTGACCCTGAAGGCGAATCATGGGAACCCGTTGAATAG
- a CDS encoding co-chaperone GroES, with translation MGLKPLHDRVIVKRKEEEERTAGGIYIPDSAKEKPQNGVIMAAGPECKTVQDGDIILFAKYAGSEFSMDGDELIIMREDDILGVFA, from the coding sequence ATGGGTTTGAAACCATTGCATGATCGCGTCATCGTCAAGAGGAAGGAAGAAGAGGAAAGGACTGCCGGGGGCATCTACATCCCGGACTCCGCCAAAGAGAAGCCGCAGAACGGCGTTATCATGGCAGCCGGTCCCGAGTGCAAGACCGTTCAGGACGGCGACATCATCCTGTTCGCCAAGTATGCGGGCAGCGAATTCTCCATGGACGGCGACGAGCTGATCATCATGAGAGAAGACGACATCCTCGGCGTCTTTGCATAA
- the groL gene encoding chaperonin GroEL (60 kDa chaperone family; promotes refolding of misfolded polypeptides especially under stressful conditions; forms two stacked rings of heptamers to form a barrel-shaped 14mer; ends can be capped by GroES; misfolded proteins enter the barrel where they are refolded when GroES binds), with protein sequence MAKAIDYKAVAREGMQNGVNILANAVKVTLGPKGRNVMLEKTWGAPQVTKDGVTVAEKIDLEDKLENMGAQMVKEVASKTNEIAGDGTTTATVLAQSIFNEGVKLLAAGRNPMSIKRGIDLAVDALAKELEAMAKPIKKSSEIAQIGSISANNDMTIGEILAEAVERVGDNGVITVEESQGLSTQLDVVEGMQWDQGYLSPYFINDGDKQAAVYEDPFILLSEGKISNIKPLVPILEAVAKAGRPLLIVAETVENDALAGLTINAMRGSLKVCAVKAPGFGERRKDMIRDIAIMTGATPVSEDTAVTLESIQPNDFGTAKKVVVDKNNTLVVDGAGDKEVVARRCEEIMNMVNNASSDYDREKLQERLAKMVGGVAVIKVGAPTEIEMKERKDRVEDALNATRAAVDEGIVAGGGTALVRAGKALAKVKGANDTEQAGVDIVVRAIEEPLRQIANNCGLEGTVIVEKVKALKGNNGFNAATGEYTDLVKAGVIDPKKVTRIALQNAASVSSMLLTTECAISEAVVEDEA encoded by the coding sequence ATGGCGAAAGCAATTGATTACAAAGCGGTTGCCCGCGAGGGCATGCAGAACGGCGTCAACATCCTGGCCAACGCCGTCAAGGTTACTCTCGGCCCCAAGGGTCGTAACGTCATGCTGGAAAAAACCTGGGGTGCTCCTCAGGTGACCAAGGATGGCGTGACTGTAGCCGAAAAGATTGATCTGGAAGACAAGCTCGAAAACATGGGCGCACAGATGGTCAAGGAAGTTGCTTCCAAGACCAATGAAATCGCCGGTGACGGAACCACCACTGCCACAGTGCTGGCCCAGTCCATTTTCAACGAAGGCGTCAAGTTGCTGGCTGCCGGCCGCAACCCCATGTCCATCAAGCGCGGTATTGATCTGGCTGTCGACGCTCTGGCCAAAGAGCTGGAAGCAATGGCCAAACCGATCAAGAAAAGCTCCGAAATCGCTCAGATCGGTTCCATTTCCGCCAACAATGACATGACCATCGGTGAAATCCTCGCCGAGGCCGTGGAAAGAGTCGGCGACAACGGCGTCATCACCGTTGAGGAATCTCAGGGCCTGTCCACTCAGCTGGACGTGGTCGAGGGCATGCAGTGGGATCAGGGTTACCTTTCCCCCTACTTCATCAATGACGGCGACAAACAGGCTGCTGTTTACGAAGACCCGTTCATTCTGCTTTCCGAAGGCAAAATTTCCAACATCAAGCCGCTGGTTCCCATCTTGGAAGCCGTGGCCAAAGCCGGACGTCCCCTGCTCATCGTCGCCGAGACGGTTGAAAATGACGCTCTTGCCGGTCTGACCATCAACGCCATGCGCGGCTCCCTGAAAGTTTGCGCAGTCAAGGCTCCCGGTTTCGGTGAACGCCGCAAGGACATGATTCGCGACATCGCCATCATGACCGGCGCGACTCCGGTTTCCGAAGACACTGCTGTCACTCTGGAATCCATCCAGCCGAATGACTTCGGTACTGCCAAGAAAGTGGTTGTTGACAAGAACAACACCTTGGTCGTGGATGGTGCAGGCGACAAGGAAGTCGTAGCACGCCGTTGCGAAGAGATCATGAACATGGTCAACAATGCTTCCAGCGACTACGACCGCGAAAAGCTGCAGGAACGTCTGGCCAAGATGGTCGGCGGTGTAGCTGTCATCAAGGTCGGCGCTCCTACAGAAATCGAAATGAAAGAACGCAAGGACCGCGTTGAAGACGCCTTGAACGCCACCCGCGCAGCCGTTGACGAAGGTATCGTCGCTGGCGGCGGTACCGCTCTGGTTCGTGCAGGAAAAGCCCTGGCCAAGGTCAAGGGTGCCAACGACACCGAGCAGGCCGGTGTGGACATCGTCGTTCGCGCCATCGAAGAACCTCTGCGCCAGATCGCCAACAACTGCGGCCTCGAAGGCACAGTGATTGTCGAAAAGGTCAAAGCCCTCAAAGGCAACAACGGCTTCAACGCCGCCACTGGCGAGTACACCGATCTGGTCAAGGCCGGTGTCATTGATCCCAAAAAGGTCACTCGCATCGCTCTGCAGAATGCCGCTTCCGTGTCCAGCATGTTGCTGACCACCGAATGCGCCATCTCCGAGGCTGTAGTCGAAGACGAAGCTTAG
- the tsaA gene encoding tRNA (N6-threonylcarbamoyladenosine(37)-N6)-methyltransferase TrmO, with translation MNSVVFTPIGVIHTPFTSLDDMPIQPTGAKDVVGEIRLNEEFVEGLEDLDGFSHIHLLYHLHKNSDFKLKVTPFMDTVPRGLFSTRAPRRPNMIGMSVVRLESIEGNILRIRGIDVLDGTPLLDIKPYVAKFDVAPADRFGWLDQNADKAETLRSDHRFVAKSE, from the coding sequence ATGAATAGCGTCGTTTTTACTCCTATTGGTGTGATTCATACACCGTTTACGTCCTTGGACGATATGCCTATCCAGCCCACCGGGGCCAAAGATGTGGTCGGTGAAATTCGGTTGAATGAAGAGTTCGTGGAAGGGTTGGAGGACTTGGATGGATTCTCTCATATCCATCTATTGTATCACCTGCACAAGAACAGCGACTTCAAGCTCAAGGTTACGCCGTTCATGGACACAGTACCACGCGGATTATTCTCCACGCGGGCCCCTCGACGACCAAACATGATCGGCATGTCCGTGGTCCGGTTGGAGTCCATTGAAGGTAATATCCTGCGAATTCGTGGTATTGATGTTCTCGATGGAACGCCTCTTCTGGATATCAAACCCTATGTTGCCAAGTTCGACGTTGCTCCGGCAGATCGTTTTGGTTGGTTGGATCAAAATGCGGATAAGGCCGAGACATTGCGATCGGATCATCGTTTTGTGGCAAAATCCGAGTAA
- the modA gene encoding molybdate ABC transporter substrate-binding protein translates to MSRRFLPMTFVFFLCLAVTGMFTNAYADDLRIFAGAGLMKPMEELRQNFEKSHDVHIDVHYGSSGEIFGMLGVGQTCDVFIPGAEKYTRDAIKNGWVYEPSMKPIVKHVPVMVVPGGNPANIQTLDDLARPGVKVALGDPKAAAIGKVSKKMLSKAGMWEQVTPNVVVYAPTCNQLLIYTALEQADAAINWLDVTTWAEGKGKVQVVRIDDKRNMIKTIPTAVHVSAKDNPLALELNDYIASAEGLVVWEKWGFEACTK, encoded by the coding sequence ATGTCTCGCCGTTTTTTGCCCATGACTTTTGTCTTTTTCTTGTGCCTTGCCGTTACCGGCATGTTTACCAATGCATATGCCGATGATTTGCGTATTTTTGCCGGAGCCGGGTTGATGAAGCCGATGGAAGAGCTTCGTCAGAACTTCGAGAAATCGCACGATGTACATATCGATGTGCATTATGGCAGTTCCGGTGAAATTTTTGGAATGCTTGGCGTGGGACAAACATGTGATGTCTTTATTCCCGGTGCCGAGAAATACACACGCGATGCCATCAAAAACGGCTGGGTGTATGAGCCGAGCATGAAGCCCATCGTCAAGCATGTGCCTGTTATGGTCGTGCCGGGTGGCAATCCTGCGAATATTCAGACTTTGGATGATCTGGCCCGTCCGGGCGTCAAGGTCGCTTTGGGAGACCCCAAGGCTGCCGCTATTGGCAAAGTGTCCAAGAAGATGTTGAGCAAGGCCGGGATGTGGGAGCAAGTGACACCGAACGTGGTTGTGTACGCCCCTACCTGTAACCAGCTTCTTATTTATACTGCTCTGGAACAGGCTGATGCCGCCATTAACTGGCTTGATGTTACCACATGGGCCGAGGGCAAGGGCAAGGTGCAGGTTGTGCGTATTGATGACAAACGCAATATGATCAAGACAATTCCGACCGCCGTCCATGTTTCTGCAAAAGATAATCCCCTGGCTCTTGAACTCAATGATTATATAGCCTCTGCCGAAGGGCTTGTTGTTTGGGAGAAGTGGGGCTTTGAAGCATGCACAAAGTAA
- a CDS encoding trehalose-6-phosphate synthase: protein MESGMQKLVVVSNRLPAALKKENGQWKVNPGSGGLVTAMAPVLKNRGGVWIGWSGASEPDVDVDGLLADFSKEAGYELCTVPLTKEEVDGYYFGFSNEIIWPLFHDLQTRCRFFPKYWRAYLDVNFKFAEVVARKSDQDDYIWIQDYHLMHQAFFLKSMGVKRNIGFFLHIPFPTPDIFMKLPWRWKLIQALIDYDLVGFQTIQDRRNFVGCLQRLMPDARVEGRGAVVTVHAGNRKFRLGAFPISIDYNQFSDLAKRPDVARKAFELKEALRHRKIILGVDRLDYTKGIPERIRSIQTLLRRYPDLKGRMNFVQIAVPSREEVDEYKDLRTEIEQLVGRVNGEFSFPGWVPVHYHYRNLPHDELVAYYAAADIGLVTPLRDGMNLVAKEYCACNTSEDGVLVLSEFAGAAAQLQKHAYLVNPYDMDGIAKGIHRAFHWSKEERSLHMSKLREQVRKNNIFWWVDSFLQAGIAKTLGDFPEVETVHFEQV, encoded by the coding sequence ATGGAATCCGGAATGCAGAAACTTGTGGTGGTCTCAAATCGCCTTCCCGCAGCGCTGAAAAAAGAAAATGGTCAGTGGAAGGTCAACCCCGGTTCTGGTGGGTTGGTCACGGCCATGGCTCCGGTGCTGAAAAATCGAGGCGGCGTCTGGATAGGCTGGTCCGGCGCATCTGAACCGGATGTTGACGTTGATGGTTTACTCGCTGATTTTTCAAAGGAAGCTGGCTATGAGTTGTGCACCGTCCCTTTGACCAAGGAAGAGGTTGACGGGTACTATTTTGGTTTTTCGAACGAGATTATCTGGCCTTTGTTCCATGATTTACAGACACGCTGTCGGTTTTTCCCTAAGTATTGGCGGGCGTATCTGGACGTGAATTTCAAGTTTGCCGAAGTCGTGGCCCGCAAGTCTGATCAGGACGATTATATTTGGATTCAGGACTACCATCTCATGCATCAGGCTTTTTTCTTGAAGAGCATGGGGGTGAAACGGAATATCGGTTTTTTCCTGCATATTCCTTTTCCCACGCCGGATATTTTCATGAAGTTGCCGTGGCGTTGGAAACTCATTCAGGCATTAATCGATTATGACCTTGTGGGATTTCAGACTATTCAGGATCGTCGGAATTTTGTGGGGTGTTTGCAAAGACTCATGCCTGATGCAAGGGTCGAGGGACGTGGTGCTGTGGTGACAGTGCATGCGGGTAATCGGAAGTTCCGACTTGGGGCTTTTCCTATTTCTATTGATTATAATCAGTTCTCGGATTTGGCCAAGCGACCGGATGTAGCGCGAAAAGCGTTTGAATTGAAAGAGGCGTTGCGTCATCGCAAGATTATTCTCGGTGTGGATCGGCTGGATTATACGAAAGGTATTCCTGAACGAATCCGGTCCATCCAGACATTGTTGCGGCGGTATCCTGATTTGAAGGGACGAATGAATTTCGTGCAGATTGCCGTGCCAAGTCGTGAAGAAGTTGACGAGTACAAGGATTTGCGCACTGAGATTGAACAGTTAGTGGGCCGGGTCAATGGTGAGTTTTCTTTTCCCGGTTGGGTGCCTGTCCATTATCACTATCGTAATTTGCCCCATGATGAATTGGTGGCTTATTACGCTGCCGCTGATATCGGTCTTGTCACTCCTTTGCGCGATGGCATGAATCTGGTAGCCAAAGAATATTGTGCTTGTAACACCTCGGAAGATGGTGTTCTCGTCCTCAGTGAGTTTGCCGGTGCAGCGGCTCAACTTCAGAAACATGCTTATCTGGTTAATCCTTATGATATGGATGGTATTGCCAAAGGAATACACAGGGCATTTCATTGGAGTAAGGAAGAGCGTTCCCTTCATATGTCCAAATTGCGTGAGCAGGTTCGTAAAAACAACATTTTCTGGTGGGTGGATTCCTTCCTTCAGGCGGGCATCGCTAAAACTTTAGGCGATTTTCCTGAAGTGGAGACCGTGCATTTTGAACAGGTGTAG
- a CDS encoding ABC transporter permease has product MHKVTPFKAGLLFSSFFITFFLLCAIGALLTVPTFEDIMTNIWSEEMQLSLRLSLVTGFVSTVLVMLFALPIGYTLSRLDFWGKGVVKTIIDLPVAFPELVLGLCLLLLFGKTPIGKALSSVGLDFVFTKKGIVAAQFFTALPYSVRIMKSTFDYINPRMEFVSRSLGYTQFETFLRVSIPLAGSGILASTVIAFARCIGTFGTVLILAGGSYMRTETLPITLYLNISYGNMGMALTSGILLIGVSFIAIFIFEKTEAKL; this is encoded by the coding sequence ATGCACAAAGTAACGCCGTTCAAAGCGGGGCTTCTTTTCAGTTCCTTTTTCATTACGTTCTTTCTGCTGTGCGCGATAGGAGCGCTGCTGACTGTGCCGACCTTTGAAGATATTATGACCAATATCTGGAGTGAGGAGATGCAGCTTTCATTGCGTCTTTCGTTGGTCACGGGGTTTGTGTCCACGGTGTTGGTCATGCTGTTTGCGCTTCCTATTGGGTACACTCTTTCCCGGCTGGATTTTTGGGGTAAGGGCGTGGTGAAGACAATTATTGATCTTCCTGTGGCCTTCCCAGAATTGGTTCTCGGCTTGTGCCTGCTCTTGCTGTTTGGGAAGACTCCTATTGGCAAGGCTTTGAGTTCCGTAGGGTTGGATTTTGTCTTTACCAAGAAAGGTATTGTTGCGGCCCAGTTTTTTACGGCCCTGCCATATTCGGTGCGGATCATGAAGTCCACGTTTGACTATATCAATCCTCGCATGGAATTCGTATCCAGAAGTCTCGGCTATACGCAGTTCGAGACGTTCCTTCGAGTCTCGATTCCTTTGGCCGGGAGCGGTATTCTCGCTTCAACAGTCATCGCCTTTGCCCGGTGTATCGGAACGTTCGGCACTGTGTTGATTCTGGCGGGTGGTTCGTACATGCGGACAGAAACTCTCCCCATTACCCTCTATTTGAACATCTCTTACGGCAACATGGGCATGGCCTTGACCAGTGGAATCCTACTGATAGGTGTGTCCTTCATCGCCATTTTCATTTTTGAAAAAACGGAGGCGAAATTATGA
- a CDS encoding ATP-binding cassette domain-containing protein, with amino-acid sequence MSFLRVEDMHIDLGEFSLKGVSLEFERGEYLTVMGPTGSGKTILLECIIGFYKPSKGRVFLEGRDITDDPPEKRRIGIVYQDYALLPHKNVFQNIEYGLKKVDRDKVSRKAKIMEMAEALNITHVLHRKPTTLSGGEQQRAALARALVVEPRLLLMDEPLSALDPQTRHTTRALLRRIMRERDITVLHITHDMDDVWALADKVAIMRNGRLEQHATTHDVFNRPSNRFVADFVGASVFEGTVQPGANGQCQVDVGGLVLNSIESAQSGDNVRVFLRPENVMVFRDRPQKTSIQNLVDATLEDYYQEGILYHLSFRSQGVRIPAVITASAFQELDIHRDDTMCLGVKAANVTLA; translated from the coding sequence ATGAGTTTCCTGCGCGTTGAAGACATGCATATCGATCTCGGAGAATTCTCGCTCAAAGGTGTGTCTCTGGAATTTGAACGTGGCGAATATCTGACCGTCATGGGACCGACCGGCTCCGGAAAGACTATTTTGCTCGAGTGTATTATCGGGTTTTACAAACCGTCCAAAGGTCGGGTGTTTCTGGAAGGGCGCGATATCACGGATGACCCGCCGGAAAAACGGCGTATTGGCATCGTATATCAGGACTATGCTCTCCTGCCTCACAAGAACGTGTTTCAAAATATTGAGTATGGTCTGAAAAAAGTTGATCGAGACAAGGTGAGCCGAAAGGCGAAGATCATGGAGATGGCCGAAGCCCTGAACATCACCCATGTATTGCATCGCAAACCCACAACATTATCTGGCGGGGAGCAGCAACGCGCAGCTTTGGCTCGTGCTTTGGTGGTCGAACCTCGTCTTTTGCTTATGGATGAACCCCTTTCGGCTCTGGATCCGCAAACTCGACACACCACGCGCGCTCTTTTACGTCGGATTATGCGTGAGCGTGATATTACCGTTCTGCATATTACTCATGATATGGATGACGTCTGGGCGCTGGCTGATAAGGTTGCCATCATGCGAAATGGGCGATTGGAACAGCATGCCACCACGCATGATGTGTTCAATAGGCCGAGCAATCGGTTTGTCGCTGATTTTGTGGGGGCGAGTGTTTTTGAAGGGACAGTTCAGCCCGGAGCTAACGGCCAGTGTCAGGTTGACGTCGGTGGTTTGGTCTTGAATTCTATTGAGTCTGCCCAGAGCGGTGACAATGTCCGTGTGTTTCTGCGGCCTGAAAATGTAATGGTTTTCCGTGATCGACCGCAAAAGACATCTATTCAGAACCTTGTGGACGCGACGCTTGAAGACTATTATCAGGAAGGCATCCTGTATCACTTGTCGTTCCGGTCGCAGGGTGTGCGCATTCCAGCAGTCATTACTGCCAGCGCATTTCAGGAGTTGGATATTCACCGGGATGACACCATGTGCCTTGGCGTCAAGGCAGCAAACGTAACACTTGCCTGA